One part of the Acinetobacter sp. XS-4 genome encodes these proteins:
- a CDS encoding AdeA/AdeI family multidrug efflux RND transporter periplasmic adaptor subunit, which translates to MQKHLLLPLFLSIGLILQGCGSKEAAQAEPAPAKVSVLSIQSQSVNFSENLPARVHAFRTAEIRPQVGGIIERVLFKQGSEVRAGQALYKINSETFEADVNSNRASLNKAEAEVARLKVQLDRYEQLIPSNAISKQEVSNAQAQYRQALADVAQMKALLARQNLNLQYATVRAPISGRIGQSFVTEGALVGQGDTNTMATIQQIDKVYVDVKQSISEYERLQAALKTGELSANSEKTVRISNSQGQQYNVTAKMLFEDINVDPETGDVTFRIEVNNTERKLLPGMYVRVNIDRASIPQALLVPAQAIQRNINGEPQVYVINPKGLAEIRPIEIGQQYEQYYIANKGLKVGDKVIVEGVERIKPNQKLAMTIWKKPASENNASNVETKPSTTQGAQP; encoded by the coding sequence ATGCAAAAGCATCTTTTACTTCCTTTATTTTTATCTATTGGGCTGATATTACAGGGGTGTGGTTCAAAAGAAGCGGCTCAAGCTGAGCCAGCACCAGCGAAAGTAAGTGTATTAAGCATTCAATCGCAATCAGTTAATTTTAGTGAAAATCTTCCCGCACGTGTGCATGCATTCCGTACTGCTGAAATACGACCGCAAGTCGGAGGAATTATTGAAAGGGTTTTATTTAAACAAGGTAGTGAAGTTAGAGCAGGGCAAGCTTTATATAAAATTAATTCAGAAACTTTTGAAGCAGATGTAAATAGTAATAGAGCTTCACTTAATAAAGCTGAGGCAGAGGTTGCGAGACTTAAAGTTCAATTAGATCGCTATGAGCAGCTCATACCAAGTAATGCAATTAGTAAGCAAGAAGTGAGTAATGCTCAAGCTCAATATCGTCAGGCGCTTGCTGATGTCGCACAAATGAAAGCTTTGCTAGCCAGACAGAATTTGAATCTGCAATATGCAACTGTTCGAGCGCCTATCTCGGGTCGTATCGGGCAATCTTTTGTCACTGAAGGTGCATTGGTTGGTCAAGGCGATACGAATACCATGGCCACAATCCAACAGATTGATAAAGTCTACGTCGATGTAAAGCAATCCATTAGTGAATATGAGCGTCTACAAGCAGCTTTAAAAACTGGAGAGTTATCTGCCAACAGTGAAAAAACTGTACGTATCTCTAATAGCCAAGGACAACAATATAACGTCACAGCAAAAATGCTGTTTGAAGATATTAATGTTGACCCTGAAACGGGTGATGTGACTTTCCGTATTGAAGTAAATAATACCGAGAGAAAACTACTCCCTGGTATGTATGTGCGAGTCAATATTGACCGAGCTTCTATTCCACAAGCCTTATTAGTTCCAGCTCAAGCGATTCAACGCAATATCAATGGTGAACCTCAGGTATATGTAATTAATCCAAAAGGATTAGCGGAAATTCGTCCTATTGAAATTGGACAGCAATATGAACAGTACTATATCGCCAATAAAGGTTTAAAAGTCGGTGACAAAGTCATTGTTGAAGGTGTTGAACGTATTAAGCCAAATCAAAAGCTAGCAATGACGATCTGGAAAAAACCTGCATCAGAAAATAATGCTTCAAATGTAGAAACAAAACCGTCTACAACTCAGGGGGCTCAACCATGA